In Treponema denticola, one genomic interval encodes:
- the ftcD gene encoding glutamate formimidoyltransferase has translation MMNKIIECVPNFSNGRDPEVLEKIIAPFRGKEKVKLLDYESDKDHNRSVVTVIGEPEELKKAVVEAVGIAASLIDLRKHEGAHPRMGATDVVPFIPIKNSSMEECIELSKEVGKLIWEQHKIPVFLYEKSASAPDRENLSTIRKGQFEGMAEKVKLPEWKPDFGGTEIHPSAGVTAVGCRMPLVAFNVNLATNDLSIADKIAKKVRFIGGGLRFVKAMGVDLSERGIVQVSMNMTDYTKTSLYQSYEMVKMEAKRYGVNVAGTEIVGLTPMAALMDVASYYLQIENFEFSQIIEARLLE, from the coding sequence ATGATGAATAAAATAATTGAATGTGTTCCAAATTTTAGTAACGGCCGCGATCCTGAAGTTTTGGAAAAAATTATAGCCCCTTTCCGCGGAAAAGAAAAGGTAAAACTGCTTGATTATGAGTCCGACAAGGATCATAACCGCTCTGTTGTAACTGTAATCGGAGAACCTGAAGAGTTAAAAAAAGCTGTAGTAGAAGCTGTGGGTATAGCTGCAAGCCTCATAGATTTACGCAAGCATGAGGGTGCTCACCCCAGAATGGGCGCTACGGACGTTGTACCCTTTATTCCGATTAAAAATTCTTCAATGGAAGAGTGTATTGAACTTTCTAAAGAGGTAGGAAAACTGATTTGGGAACAGCACAAGATTCCGGTATTCTTATATGAGAAATCGGCTTCAGCACCTGATCGGGAAAATCTTTCTACAATCCGAAAAGGTCAGTTTGAAGGCATGGCTGAAAAGGTAAAGCTGCCTGAATGGAAGCCTGATTTCGGCGGAACGGAAATTCACCCTTCGGCAGGTGTTACGGCTGTCGGCTGCAGAATGCCCCTTGTTGCCTTTAACGTAAACTTGGCAACCAATGACCTTTCAATTGCTGATAAAATTGCAAAGAAGGTCCGTTTTATAGGCGGAGGTTTGAGATTTGTCAAAGCGATGGGAGTAGATCTTTCCGAGCGCGGTATTGTTCAAGTTTCTATGAATATGACGGATTATACAAAAACATCTCTTTATCAGTCATATGAAATGGTAAAAATGGAAGCTAAACGCTATGGTGTAAATGTTGCCGGAACTGAAATTGTAGGACTTACACCTATGGCTGCCTTAATGGATGTAGCCTCTTATTATCTCCAAATTGAGAATTTTGAATTTAGTCAAATCATTGAAGCAAGATTACTTGAATAG
- the dnaE gene encoding DNA polymerase III subunit alpha: MADDFVHLHVHSDFSLLDGAASVKGLAAKAVQLGQTALALTDHGNMFGVINFYNACKEKNIKPIIGCEFYVAPDSRFEKKETQGKKKYYHLILLAKNETGYRNLMVLCAKGYTEGMYYKPRIDDEILEKHSKGLICLSACLAGELPVLLLNGEKGKAEAHVRKYRKIFGNENYFIEIQDHGIAEEKKASKLLIEMARKVGVPLVLTNDIHYIEQKDYIAQDILMCIGMKKLRSDTNRMKFEGSEFYFKSGEEMAKLFPEYPEAALNTVRIAEMCNLEIPQPGPILPIYKIPEDFKSKEDYIRHLAEEGLKKRYPEITEKITERLNYELDIVIKMDFVGYFLIVWDFINWAKNNGIPVGPGRGSGAGSILAYSLRITDIDPLKYNLLFERFLNPERVSMPDFDVDFCFERRQEVIDYVRQKYGDENVGQIITFGTLKPKAVVKDVGRVLNIPLADVNSITKLIPPKPLTDGIKEVTLKYAVDVVPELKEMSEDPQYKELFEISIALEGRNRNSSLHAAGIVIGKTVLTDYVPLYKDSKTGKVATQFTMDLIENCGLVKMDFLGLKTLTLIKHTEDLIHKRGKEWEKFSIADIDYSDSETFKMLSEGKAAAVFQFESQGMQNILKRAKPSKMEDLIALNALYRPGPMDYINQFIESKFDNTKIKYPDPCLEDILSETYGVIVYQEQVMQVAQRIAGYSLGQADILRRAMGKKKIEVMKTEKEKFIKGAQEKGFSKEDADRIFEILIPFAGYGFNKSHAAAYSVLAFQTAYLKAHFPAEFMAANLTNEITSTDKLPEYISEAEKMGIKILPPHVNLSDPYFSVSADGNIIFGLLGIKGVGMQAAYELAEERSKHGKYKSFIDFLERNNLHTQNKRNLEVMIKTGCFDGLGEERSTLMVNLDASVAYASQKKENENTGQGSLFEGSGIKEFSDFVFEKIEEFPQKEKLRLEKELMGFYISGHPLDEYRKVINNSATLDISHLSRAISKKKYILVGMLTGVRQHQTKKGAMMGFGSFEDLNGTIDLVFFPKTWEKYRPSLLPETVCGFAGSIDNSNGDSHSFLVDEILEIDKLQQKALSEVHIELDPNITSKKELTGLKDFLYERTGNCDVYIHAKDEDTAYIIKTSPQIRIPSTPEFIEELKMQFGVEQIWLE; this comes from the coding sequence ATGGCTGACGATTTTGTTCATCTGCATGTTCATTCGGACTTTTCTCTCTTAGACGGAGCGGCTTCGGTTAAGGGCCTTGCTGCAAAGGCTGTCCAGCTGGGCCAAACGGCTCTTGCTTTAACAGATCATGGAAATATGTTCGGCGTTATAAATTTTTATAATGCTTGCAAAGAAAAAAATATCAAACCTATAATCGGCTGCGAGTTCTATGTAGCTCCTGATAGCCGTTTTGAAAAAAAAGAAACTCAGGGGAAAAAAAAGTATTATCATCTCATCCTATTGGCAAAAAACGAAACAGGTTACCGTAATTTAATGGTTCTTTGTGCAAAGGGCTATACCGAGGGTATGTACTATAAACCACGCATAGATGATGAAATTTTAGAAAAACATTCAAAAGGCCTTATATGCTTATCGGCTTGCCTTGCCGGAGAGCTCCCCGTTCTTTTACTCAACGGAGAAAAAGGAAAAGCTGAAGCCCATGTAAGAAAGTACCGCAAAATATTCGGCAATGAAAACTATTTTATCGAAATTCAAGACCATGGAATAGCTGAAGAAAAAAAAGCTTCAAAACTTTTAATCGAAATGGCTCGCAAAGTCGGCGTTCCTTTGGTTTTAACCAACGATATTCACTATATAGAACAAAAAGATTATATAGCCCAAGATATTCTCATGTGTATCGGCATGAAGAAGCTAAGAAGCGATACAAACAGAATGAAATTCGAAGGCAGTGAATTTTACTTTAAATCAGGAGAGGAGATGGCTAAGCTTTTTCCTGAATATCCTGAGGCTGCTTTAAACACTGTCCGGATAGCAGAAATGTGTAATTTAGAAATCCCCCAGCCGGGCCCCATTCTTCCGATATATAAGATTCCTGAAGATTTTAAATCAAAAGAAGATTATATCCGCCATTTGGCCGAAGAAGGTTTAAAAAAACGCTATCCTGAAATAACCGAAAAAATAACGGAAAGGCTCAACTATGAGCTTGATATAGTTATAAAAATGGATTTTGTCGGATATTTTTTAATTGTATGGGATTTTATAAACTGGGCAAAAAACAACGGTATTCCTGTAGGCCCCGGAAGAGGTTCGGGAGCAGGCTCCATTCTTGCATATTCTCTGCGTATCACCGATATAGATCCTTTAAAATACAATCTTCTTTTTGAACGATTTTTAAACCCCGAAAGAGTTTCAATGCCTGACTTCGATGTTGACTTTTGCTTTGAAAGGCGTCAAGAAGTAATAGACTATGTCCGTCAAAAATATGGAGATGAAAATGTCGGCCAAATAATTACTTTCGGTACCTTAAAACCAAAAGCTGTTGTAAAAGATGTAGGCCGCGTTTTAAATATTCCTCTTGCAGATGTAAATTCCATTACAAAACTCATACCCCCTAAGCCCTTAACCGACGGCATAAAAGAAGTTACGTTAAAATATGCCGTCGATGTGGTACCAGAACTAAAAGAAATGTCGGAAGACCCCCAATATAAAGAGCTCTTTGAAATCAGTATAGCTCTTGAAGGCCGCAATAGAAATTCCAGCTTACATGCCGCCGGCATCGTTATAGGTAAAACGGTATTAACCGACTATGTGCCCCTATATAAGGATTCAAAAACAGGAAAGGTTGCCACTCAATTTACAATGGACTTAATAGAAAACTGCGGTCTTGTAAAGATGGACTTTTTAGGTCTAAAAACCTTAACCCTAATAAAACATACCGAGGACCTTATCCATAAGCGCGGAAAGGAATGGGAAAAATTCTCCATCGCAGATATAGATTATTCCGACAGCGAAACCTTTAAAATGCTTAGTGAAGGAAAGGCTGCAGCCGTCTTCCAATTTGAAAGTCAAGGAATGCAAAATATTTTAAAAAGAGCAAAACCTTCAAAAATGGAAGACTTAATCGCCTTAAATGCCCTGTACCGTCCCGGCCCCATGGATTATATCAATCAATTTATCGAGTCCAAATTCGATAACACAAAAATAAAATATCCGGATCCATGCCTTGAGGATATCCTATCGGAAACCTATGGCGTTATCGTTTATCAGGAACAGGTTATGCAGGTAGCCCAAAGAATTGCGGGTTACTCTTTGGGTCAAGCCGATATACTCCGCCGTGCTATGGGTAAGAAAAAAATAGAGGTTATGAAAACCGAAAAAGAGAAATTTATTAAAGGTGCACAGGAAAAAGGATTCTCCAAAGAAGACGCTGATAGAATTTTTGAGATTCTTATTCCTTTTGCCGGTTACGGTTTTAATAAGAGCCATGCTGCAGCCTATTCGGTCTTAGCCTTTCAAACAGCCTACCTTAAAGCTCATTTTCCTGCAGAATTTATGGCGGCAAACTTAACTAACGAAATTACCTCAACAGATAAACTCCCCGAGTATATTTCAGAGGCAGAAAAAATGGGAATTAAAATTCTTCCCCCCCATGTAAATTTATCCGATCCCTATTTTAGCGTTTCTGCTGACGGAAATATAATATTCGGCTTATTGGGAATAAAGGGAGTAGGAATGCAGGCAGCCTATGAACTCGCAGAGGAAAGAAGCAAACACGGCAAATACAAGTCTTTTATAGATTTTTTAGAAAGAAACAATCTTCACACACAAAACAAGCGAAATCTTGAAGTAATGATTAAAACAGGATGTTTTGACGGTTTGGGAGAAGAGCGCTCTACATTGATGGTAAACTTAGATGCTTCTGTTGCTTATGCTTCTCAAAAAAAAGAAAATGAAAACACAGGACAAGGGAGCTTGTTTGAAGGTTCCGGCATAAAGGAATTTTCGGATTTTGTTTTTGAAAAAATAGAAGAATTCCCTCAAAAAGAAAAACTACGCCTTGAAAAAGAGCTTATGGGATTTTATATTTCCGGACACCCCTTGGATGAATACCGCAAAGTAATAAATAATTCCGCAACCTTAGATATTTCGCATCTTTCACGGGCAATATCTAAAAAAAAGTATATCCTTGTCGGAATGCTGACGGGAGTACGTCAACATCAAACAAAAAAAGGCGCAATGATGGGATTCGGATCTTTTGAGGATTTAAACGGTACAATAGATTTGGTGTTTTTTCCAAAAACTTGGGAAAAATACCGCCCAAGCCTCTTGCCTGAAACCGTTTGCGGCTTTGCAGGTTCTATAGACAACAGCAATGGAGATTCTCACTCCTTTTTGGTAGATGAGATCTTAGAAATCGATAAATTACAACAAAAAGCTTTAAGCGAAGTCCATATCGAGCTTGATCCCAATATAACTTCCAAAAAAGAATTAACCGGTTTAAAGGACTTTTTGTATGAAAGGACAGGAAACTGCGATGTTTATATTCATGCAAAGGATGAGGATACGGCTTATATAATTAAAACTTCGCCTCAAATCAGAATTCCGTCTACTCCGGAATTTATTGAAGAATTAAAAATGCAATTTGGAGTAGAACAAATTTGGCTGGAATAA
- a CDS encoding YggT family protein, which yields MISSLFSTLGFAVKIYSYLCIVYIFLSWFGSGSNGGFLYEICNPYLSWFRRFRFTQIGLVDFSPILAIGILSLISNLLFQISAPQSFSILGILLNLLGIIWSFFSFLLNFFIIILIIRLVLDFSENYRHGNFADMLDRFLSPVFVRVHKLSGGRFMSLRKQIIVCLIFLIAIRFLIGAFIGSLGVMFSYFRFV from the coding sequence ATGATATCGTCACTTTTTAGCACTTTAGGTTTCGCGGTAAAGATTTATTCTTATCTTTGTATTGTCTATATTTTTCTTTCATGGTTCGGATCCGGCTCCAATGGAGGGTTTCTTTACGAAATCTGTAATCCTTACCTGAGCTGGTTTAGACGATTTAGATTCACACAAATCGGATTGGTAGATTTTTCCCCCATTTTAGCTATAGGGATTTTATCTCTAATATCTAATCTATTGTTCCAAATCTCTGCACCACAAAGTTTTTCCATTTTGGGTATTCTTCTAAATCTCCTAGGAATTATTTGGTCTTTCTTTTCATTTTTACTAAATTTCTTTATCATAATATTGATAATAAGGCTAGTTCTTGACTTTTCAGAAAATTATCGGCACGGAAATTTTGCAGATATGCTGGATAGATTTTTGTCTCCGGTTTTTGTAAGAGTACATAAACTATCAGGCGGAAGATTTATGAGTCTACGGAAACAAATAATAGTATGTCTGATATTCCTAATAGCTATAAGATTTTTAATAGGAGCTTTTATAGGTTCATTAGGGGTAATGTTCAGCTATTTTAGATTCGTATAG